A genomic region of Pseudorca crassidens isolate mPseCra1 chromosome 10, mPseCra1.hap1, whole genome shotgun sequence contains the following coding sequences:
- the KCTD6 gene encoding BTB/POZ domain-containing protein KCTD6 isoform X2: protein MPFLSFPGTWAPRDAALEQMDNGDWGYMMTDPVTLNVGGHLYTTSLTTLTRYPDSMLGAMFGGDFPTARDPQGNYFIDRDGPLFRYVLNFLRTSELTLPLDFKEFDLLRKEADFYQIEPLIQCLNDPKPLYPMDTFEEVVELSSTRKLSKYSNPVAVIITQLTITTKVHSLLEGISNYFTKWNKHMMDTRDCQVSFTFGPCDYHQEVSLRVHLMEYITKQGFTIRNTRVHHMSERANENTVEHNWTFCRLARKTDD, encoded by the exons ATGCCATTTCTAAG TTTCCCTGGAACCTGGGCTCCCCGAGACGCAGCACTGGAGCAGATGGATAATGGAGACTGGGGCTATATG ATGACTGACCCAGTCACGTTAAATGTAGGTGGACACTTGTACACAACGTCTCTCACCACACTGACGCGTTACCCGGATTCCATGCTTGGAGCTATGTTTGGGGGGGACTTCCCCACAGCTCGAGACCCTCAAGGCAATTACTTCATTGATCGAGATGGACCTCTTTTCCGATATGTCCTCAACTTCTTGCGAACTTCAGAGTTGACCTTACCCCTGGATTTTAAGGAATTTGATCTGCTTCGGAAAGAAGCAGATTTTTATCAGATTGAGCCCTTGATTCAGTGTCTCAATGACCCCAAGCCTTTGTATCCTATGGATACTTTTGAAGAAGTTGTGGAGTTATCTAGTACTCGGAAGCTTTCTAAGTACTCCAATCCAGTAGCTGTCATCATAACCCAATTAACCATCACCACCAAGGTCCATTCCTTACTAGAAGGTATATCAAACTATTTTACAAAGTGGAATAAGCATATGATGGACACCAGAGATTGCCAGGTTTCCTTTACTTTTGGACCCTGTGATTATCACCAGGAAGTTTCTCTCCGAGTCCACCTGATGGAATACATTACAAAACAAGGTTTCACAATCCGAAACACCCGAGTGCATCACATGAGTGAGCGGGCCAACGAGAACACAGTGGAGCACAACTGGACTTTCTGCAGGCTGGCCCGGAAGACAGATGACTGA
- the KCTD6 gene encoding BTB/POZ domain-containing protein KCTD6 isoform X1: MRSPRTTTKSSPHSPQLERKPTHSNEDPMQTKINFPGTWAPRDAALEQMDNGDWGYMMTDPVTLNVGGHLYTTSLTTLTRYPDSMLGAMFGGDFPTARDPQGNYFIDRDGPLFRYVLNFLRTSELTLPLDFKEFDLLRKEADFYQIEPLIQCLNDPKPLYPMDTFEEVVELSSTRKLSKYSNPVAVIITQLTITTKVHSLLEGISNYFTKWNKHMMDTRDCQVSFTFGPCDYHQEVSLRVHLMEYITKQGFTIRNTRVHHMSERANENTVEHNWTFCRLARKTDD; this comes from the exons atgagaagcccgcgcaccacaacgaagagtagcccccattcgccgcaactagagagaaagcccacgcacagcaatgaagacccaatgcagacaaaaataaa TTTCCCTGGAACCTGGGCTCCCCGAGACGCAGCACTGGAGCAGATGGATAATGGAGACTGGGGCTATATG ATGACTGACCCAGTCACGTTAAATGTAGGTGGACACTTGTACACAACGTCTCTCACCACACTGACGCGTTACCCGGATTCCATGCTTGGAGCTATGTTTGGGGGGGACTTCCCCACAGCTCGAGACCCTCAAGGCAATTACTTCATTGATCGAGATGGACCTCTTTTCCGATATGTCCTCAACTTCTTGCGAACTTCAGAGTTGACCTTACCCCTGGATTTTAAGGAATTTGATCTGCTTCGGAAAGAAGCAGATTTTTATCAGATTGAGCCCTTGATTCAGTGTCTCAATGACCCCAAGCCTTTGTATCCTATGGATACTTTTGAAGAAGTTGTGGAGTTATCTAGTACTCGGAAGCTTTCTAAGTACTCCAATCCAGTAGCTGTCATCATAACCCAATTAACCATCACCACCAAGGTCCATTCCTTACTAGAAGGTATATCAAACTATTTTACAAAGTGGAATAAGCATATGATGGACACCAGAGATTGCCAGGTTTCCTTTACTTTTGGACCCTGTGATTATCACCAGGAAGTTTCTCTCCGAGTCCACCTGATGGAATACATTACAAAACAAGGTTTCACAATCCGAAACACCCGAGTGCATCACATGAGTGAGCGGGCCAACGAGAACACAGTGGAGCACAACTGGACTTTCTGCAGGCTGGCCCGGAAGACAGATGACTGA
- the KCTD6 gene encoding BTB/POZ domain-containing protein KCTD6 isoform X3 has protein sequence MDNGDWGYMMTDPVTLNVGGHLYTTSLTTLTRYPDSMLGAMFGGDFPTARDPQGNYFIDRDGPLFRYVLNFLRTSELTLPLDFKEFDLLRKEADFYQIEPLIQCLNDPKPLYPMDTFEEVVELSSTRKLSKYSNPVAVIITQLTITTKVHSLLEGISNYFTKWNKHMMDTRDCQVSFTFGPCDYHQEVSLRVHLMEYITKQGFTIRNTRVHHMSERANENTVEHNWTFCRLARKTDD, from the exons ATGGATAATGGAGACTGGGGCTATATG ATGACTGACCCAGTCACGTTAAATGTAGGTGGACACTTGTACACAACGTCTCTCACCACACTGACGCGTTACCCGGATTCCATGCTTGGAGCTATGTTTGGGGGGGACTTCCCCACAGCTCGAGACCCTCAAGGCAATTACTTCATTGATCGAGATGGACCTCTTTTCCGATATGTCCTCAACTTCTTGCGAACTTCAGAGTTGACCTTACCCCTGGATTTTAAGGAATTTGATCTGCTTCGGAAAGAAGCAGATTTTTATCAGATTGAGCCCTTGATTCAGTGTCTCAATGACCCCAAGCCTTTGTATCCTATGGATACTTTTGAAGAAGTTGTGGAGTTATCTAGTACTCGGAAGCTTTCTAAGTACTCCAATCCAGTAGCTGTCATCATAACCCAATTAACCATCACCACCAAGGTCCATTCCTTACTAGAAGGTATATCAAACTATTTTACAAAGTGGAATAAGCATATGATGGACACCAGAGATTGCCAGGTTTCCTTTACTTTTGGACCCTGTGATTATCACCAGGAAGTTTCTCTCCGAGTCCACCTGATGGAATACATTACAAAACAAGGTTTCACAATCCGAAACACCCGAGTGCATCACATGAGTGAGCGGGCCAACGAGAACACAGTGGAGCACAACTGGACTTTCTGCAGGCTGGCCCGGAAGACAGATGACTGA